In a genomic window of Homo sapiens chromosome 22, GRCh38.p14 Primary Assembly:
- the OSM gene encoding oncostatin-M isoform 1 preproprotein (isoform 1 preproprotein is encoded by transcript variant 1): MGVLLTQRTLLSLVLALLFPSMASMAAIGSCSKEYRVLLGQLQKQTDLMQDTSRLLDPYIRIQGLDVPKLREHCRERPGAFPSEETLRGLGRRGFLQTLNATLGCVLHRLADLEQRLPKAQDLERSGLNIEDLEKLQMARPNILGLRNNIYCMAQLLDNSDTAEPTKAGRGASQPPTPTPASDAFQRKLEGCRFLHGYHRFMHSVGRVFSKWGESPNRSRRHSPHQALRKGVRRTRPSRKGKRLMTRGQLPR; encoded by the exons ATGGGGGTACTGCTCACACAGAGGACGCTGCTCA GTCTGGTCCTTGCACTCCTGTTTCCAAGCATGGCGAGCATGGCGGCTATAGGCAGCTGCTCGAAAGAGTACCGCGTGCTCCTTGGCCAGCTCCAGAAGCAGACAGATCTCATGCAGGACACCAGCAGACTCCTGGACCCCTAT ATACGTATCCAAGGCCTGGATGTTCCTAAACTGAGAGAGCACTGCAGGGAGCGCCCCGGGGCCTTCCCCAGTGAGGAGACCCTGAGGGGGCTGGGCAGGCGGGGCTTCCTGCAGACCCTCAATGCCACACTGGGCTGCGTCCTGCACAGACTGGCCGACTTAGAGCAGCGCCTCCCCAAGGCCCAGGATTTGGAGAGGTCTGGGCTGAACATCGAGGACTTGGAGAAGCTGCAGATGGCGAGGCCGAACATCCTCGGGCTCAGGAACAACATCTACTGCATGGCCCAGCTGCTGGACAACTCAGACACGGCTGAGCCCACGAAGGCTGGCCGGGGGGCCTCTCAgccgcccacccccacccctgcctcggATGCTTTTCAGCGCAAGCTGGAGGGCTGCAGGTTCCTGCATGGCTACCATCGCTTCATGCACTCAGTGGGGCGGGTCTTCAGCAAGTGGGGGGAGAGCCCGAACCGGAGCCGGAGACACAGCCCCCACCAGGCCCTGAGGAAGGGGGTGCGCAGGACCAGACCCTCCAGGAAAGGCAAGAGACTCATGACCAGGGGACAGCTGCCCCGGTAG
- the OSM gene encoding oncostatin-M isoform 2 (isoform 2 is encoded by transcript variant 2): protein MASMAAIGSCSKEYRVLLGQLQKQTDLMQDTSRLLDPYIRIQGLDVPKLREHCRERPGAFPSEETLRGLGRRGFLQTLNATLGCVLHRLADLEQRLPKAQDLERSGLNIEDLEKLQMARPNILGLRNNIYCMAQLLDNSDTAEPTKAGRGASQPPTPTPASDAFQRKLEGCRFLHGYHRFMHSVGRVFSKWGESPNRSRRHSPHQALRKGVRRTRPSRKGKRLMTRGQLPR from the exons ATGGCGAGCATGGCGGCTATAGGCAGCTGCTCGAAAGAGTACCGCGTGCTCCTTGGCCAGCTCCAGAAGCAGACAGATCTCATGCAGGACACCAGCAGACTCCTGGACCCCTAT ATACGTATCCAAGGCCTGGATGTTCCTAAACTGAGAGAGCACTGCAGGGAGCGCCCCGGGGCCTTCCCCAGTGAGGAGACCCTGAGGGGGCTGGGCAGGCGGGGCTTCCTGCAGACCCTCAATGCCACACTGGGCTGCGTCCTGCACAGACTGGCCGACTTAGAGCAGCGCCTCCCCAAGGCCCAGGATTTGGAGAGGTCTGGGCTGAACATCGAGGACTTGGAGAAGCTGCAGATGGCGAGGCCGAACATCCTCGGGCTCAGGAACAACATCTACTGCATGGCCCAGCTGCTGGACAACTCAGACACGGCTGAGCCCACGAAGGCTGGCCGGGGGGCCTCTCAgccgcccacccccacccctgcctcggATGCTTTTCAGCGCAAGCTGGAGGGCTGCAGGTTCCTGCATGGCTACCATCGCTTCATGCACTCAGTGGGGCGGGTCTTCAGCAAGTGGGGGGAGAGCCCGAACCGGAGCCGGAGACACAGCCCCCACCAGGCCCTGAGGAAGGGGGTGCGCAGGACCAGACCCTCCAGGAAAGGCAAGAGACTCATGACCAGGGGACAGCTGCCCCGGTAG